A part of Terriglobus roseus genomic DNA contains:
- a CDS encoding dipeptidase — MLDTALQFIEANKANALDELKQFLRIPSISTLPENTGDVRRAAEFLAAELKRIGMENVRLIETAGHPLVYADYLHAAGKPTVLCYGHYDVQPPDPLDEWLSPPFEPEERNGNIYARGAVDDKGQLWMQVKALEALLKSGSLPVNVRVLAEGEEEVGGEGIAEFLRAHPEEVKCDVALVCDTELFAPDLPTLCVGLRGMIYTEIEVHGSKTDLHSGMYGGAAPNPFVALSQIIAKLKDADGRILIPGIYDGLQKPTDAELAAWKSLPFDEEHYRETEVGSSELTGEPGYSVLERTWARPTLDVHGMPGGFTGAGAKTVIPAKALAKVSLRLVPGMTPADTFRKLQDYVATIVPRGVSVEIRMIHSGDPIVVGTDNPFIHAATEAMHEVFGKETVFVRGGGSIPVVGDFARQLHVPTVMMGFGLPDDNLHAPNEKFNISNFYRGTESIVRFLVHAGQ, encoded by the coding sequence ATGCTGGATACCGCGCTGCAATTTATCGAAGCAAATAAGGCCAATGCGTTGGACGAGTTGAAGCAGTTTCTGCGCATCCCTTCCATCAGCACGTTGCCAGAAAACACAGGCGATGTGCGCCGCGCAGCGGAGTTTTTGGCCGCCGAATTGAAGCGCATTGGCATGGAAAATGTGCGGCTCATCGAAACGGCTGGCCATCCGCTTGTCTACGCTGACTACCTGCACGCTGCAGGGAAGCCAACTGTACTTTGCTACGGCCACTATGACGTGCAGCCGCCAGATCCGCTCGATGAATGGCTGTCGCCTCCCTTTGAGCCCGAGGAGCGCAACGGCAATATCTACGCCCGCGGCGCAGTTGATGACAAGGGCCAGCTCTGGATGCAGGTGAAGGCGCTAGAGGCGTTGCTTAAGAGCGGTTCGTTGCCTGTGAACGTTCGCGTGCTTGCTGAGGGTGAAGAGGAGGTCGGTGGTGAAGGCATCGCCGAATTTTTGCGCGCGCATCCTGAAGAAGTGAAGTGCGACGTTGCGTTGGTGTGCGATACGGAACTCTTCGCGCCAGATCTGCCTACATTGTGTGTTGGCCTGCGCGGCATGATCTATACCGAGATTGAGGTGCATGGCTCAAAGACGGATCTCCACAGCGGCATGTACGGTGGCGCTGCGCCGAATCCATTTGTGGCGCTCTCGCAGATCATTGCAAAGTTGAAGGATGCAGACGGACGTATCTTGATTCCCGGCATCTACGATGGTCTTCAGAAGCCTACGGACGCGGAGCTCGCCGCATGGAAGTCGTTGCCGTTTGATGAAGAGCATTATCGAGAAACTGAAGTTGGTAGTAGTGAACTCACAGGCGAGCCCGGATACTCCGTGCTGGAACGTACTTGGGCGCGACCCACGCTGGATGTACACGGCATGCCCGGAGGCTTTACCGGTGCGGGTGCAAAGACAGTGATCCCCGCAAAGGCATTGGCGAAGGTTTCGCTACGTCTCGTCCCTGGTATGACCCCGGCCGACACCTTTCGCAAACTGCAGGACTACGTTGCAACCATCGTTCCACGCGGAGTCTCCGTAGAAATCCGCATGATCCACTCGGGCGATCCTATCGTCGTCGGCACGGATAATCCCTTCATCCATGCGGCAACAGAAGCCATGCACGAAGTCTTCGGCAAGGAGACAGTCTTCGTTCGGGGCGGTGGTTCCATCCCCGTCGTGGGTGACTTCGCCCGACAGTTGCATGTGCCCACGGTGATGATGGGCTTCGGTCTTCCAGACGATAACCTGCACGCCCCGAATGAGAAGTTCAACATCAGCAACTTCTATCGCGGCACGGAATCGATCGTGCGCTTCCTGGTGCACGCAGGCCAATGA
- a CDS encoding class I SAM-dependent methyltransferase: MESTSQTAQQTQTGQTWNANQYAANGRFVADLAKDVVALLAPQLGEHILDLGCGDGALTEQIAAYGAVVTGCDASASMLESAKARGLNVVPADMRSLPFQGEFDAVFSNAALHWVTDLPAVAQSVHRALKPGGRFVAEMGGLGNIAAIRVALQAVMTQFGIDAEKDAASRYPSRDEMRGILEDGGFRVTSIEIIPRPTLLKSGMEEWLNTFRNGILSKLSEADRQSAVDQTVALLRPALCDAEGVWWGDYVRLRFHAVRE; this comes from the coding sequence ATGGAAAGCACATCACAGACCGCACAGCAAACGCAAACAGGACAGACGTGGAATGCCAACCAGTATGCCGCCAACGGCCGTTTCGTGGCTGACCTTGCAAAGGATGTCGTCGCGCTGTTAGCTCCGCAATTGGGCGAACACATTCTGGATCTTGGCTGTGGTGACGGTGCGCTCACCGAGCAGATTGCGGCTTATGGAGCAGTTGTAACCGGATGCGATGCTTCAGCCTCTATGCTGGAATCGGCGAAGGCGCGTGGATTGAATGTCGTTCCCGCGGATATGCGTTCGCTGCCGTTTCAGGGTGAGTTTGACGCAGTATTTTCAAACGCAGCATTGCACTGGGTGACCGATCTGCCAGCAGTGGCGCAGAGCGTGCACCGGGCACTGAAGCCGGGCGGACGCTTTGTGGCGGAGATGGGCGGGTTGGGCAACATTGCGGCCATTCGAGTGGCACTGCAAGCCGTCATGACCCAATTTGGGATTGACGCGGAGAAGGATGCGGCTTCGCGATACCCATCCCGCGATGAGATGCGCGGCATTCTGGAAGATGGCGGGTTCCGCGTTACGAGCATTGAAATAATCCCCCGCCCCACGCTGCTGAAGAGTGGCATGGAGGAGTGGCTGAATACCTTCCGCAATGGCATTCTGAGCAAACTTTCAGAGGCGGATCGGCAATCTGCGGTCGACCAGACAGTCGCACTGCTTCGTCCGGCACTGTGCGATGCAGAGGGTGTTTGGTGGGGCGACTATGTTCGTCTGCGCTTCCATGCCGTTCGCGAATAA
- a CDS encoding trans-sulfuration enzyme family protein — translation MSDRPDFDPSTLVIHSNRSYEKQSNSILFPIHQTATYIHESVGVTKGYGYTRGANPTVNALEQAIAAVEGTASALCFRSGMSAITTLCFGLLKAGDHVLLSDVIYGGTARLFHQVLGHFGVAYDFVDTASVEATEKAIRPETRLLFLETPANPTLKISDVRALSDMAHRHENILVAVDNTFLTPLLQNCLELGADISMMSTTKYIDGHNATLGGSLATHDEANTERLRFVRKIIGSIQAPFDSWLALQGIKTLPARLAMHCNHAMQIAEWLEKHAHVARVNYPGLESFPQHALAAKQQKGFGGMMSFELKATTEQTLHFIEALKLCTCAESLGSVETLVTHPATASHCDMPLEERDRLGITDRLIRLSVGLESPKDLIADLEQAFKAIFG, via the coding sequence GTGTCAGACCGCCCAGATTTCGATCCATCCACGCTCGTCATCCACTCGAATCGCAGTTACGAGAAACAGTCGAACTCGATCCTGTTTCCGATTCATCAGACGGCGACGTATATCCACGAGAGTGTGGGTGTAACGAAGGGCTATGGCTACACACGCGGCGCAAACCCGACCGTAAACGCGCTTGAACAAGCGATTGCCGCCGTGGAAGGCACTGCCTCTGCACTCTGCTTCCGCTCTGGCATGTCTGCGATTACGACACTGTGTTTTGGATTGCTGAAAGCAGGCGATCACGTACTGCTATCCGATGTGATCTATGGCGGCACCGCTCGCCTGTTTCACCAGGTGCTCGGCCACTTTGGTGTGGCGTATGACTTTGTAGACACCGCTTCCGTGGAAGCAACAGAAAAAGCGATCCGCCCGGAGACACGTTTGCTTTTTCTGGAAACACCCGCAAACCCAACGCTGAAAATCAGCGATGTGCGTGCGCTTTCTGACATGGCGCATCGACACGAAAACATACTCGTGGCAGTCGACAATACGTTCCTGACGCCGCTGCTGCAGAACTGCCTGGAGTTGGGCGCGGATATCTCCATGATGTCCACTACCAAGTACATTGATGGCCACAATGCCACGCTGGGTGGATCGCTGGCGACGCATGATGAAGCCAATACCGAGCGTCTGCGGTTTGTGCGCAAGATCATTGGCAGCATCCAGGCACCGTTTGATTCTTGGCTAGCCCTGCAGGGCATCAAGACTCTGCCAGCGCGGCTTGCCATGCACTGCAACCATGCGATGCAGATCGCGGAGTGGTTGGAGAAACATGCGCATGTAGCCAGAGTGAATTACCCCGGCCTAGAGTCGTTCCCGCAGCATGCATTGGCGGCGAAGCAGCAGAAAGGCTTTGGCGGCATGATGTCGTTTGAGCTGAAGGCAACTACAGAACAGACGCTGCACTTTATTGAGGCGCTGAAGCTGTGCACATGCGCTGAGAGTCTGGGCAGCGTGGAGACACTGGTGACGCATCCCGCCACGGCGTCGCACTGCGATATGCCTCTGGAGGAGCGCGATCGACTTGGCATTACGGATCGCCTCATTCGTCTTTCGGTTGGGCTGGAGTCGCCAAAGGACCTGATCGCCGATCTCGAACAGGCGTTTAAAGCTATCTTCGGCTAA
- a CDS encoding TetR/AcrR family transcriptional regulator, with protein sequence MKKESGQDHATDSLKQKIVQAASHLFTSGGYDALSMRRVAQEAGCSQMAMYRHFENKEALVQHICADLYTKFATRINGEIAAEPDATRKLRRFIAAVLQFAEQYPDHYSLIFLVRHADPEVVATREQLGQQFLEGIAGIVREALPPGTPLTQVRTTLRRMMEVLHGTTALWLAHPTAYKLTRQRAVEDVEAIWSLLLNQ encoded by the coding sequence ATGAAAAAAGAATCCGGCCAGGACCATGCAACCGACTCGCTAAAGCAGAAGATCGTTCAGGCTGCATCTCATCTCTTCACCTCGGGTGGCTACGACGCGCTTTCCATGCGCCGTGTGGCGCAGGAGGCCGGGTGTTCTCAGATGGCAATGTATCGCCATTTCGAGAACAAGGAAGCACTGGTGCAACACATCTGTGCGGACCTTTATACAAAATTCGCAACGCGTATCAACGGCGAAATCGCAGCGGAGCCCGATGCCACACGAAAGTTACGACGTTTTATTGCGGCGGTCCTGCAGTTTGCGGAACAGTATCCTGACCACTACTCGCTGATTTTTCTCGTACGTCATGCTGACCCGGAAGTGGTGGCCACGCGTGAACAGCTGGGCCAGCAGTTCCTGGAGGGCATTGCGGGAATTGTACGGGAGGCGTTGCCACCAGGAACTCCGCTCACGCAGGTGAGGACGACGCTGCGTCGCATGATGGAGGTTCTCCATGGCACAACCGCATTGTGGCTTGCGCATCCAACCGCTTACAAGCTAACGCGTCAGCGTGCGGTGGAAGACGTGGAGGCTATCTGGAGCCTTCTGCTGAATCAGTAA
- a CDS encoding TolC family protein, with translation MKPDVSITGLLIAAGALLWCSAPAAAQHLSCTAVTNVRDAAQCIGNAPALPVQELKHDHTYTLPELIDLAESNSPEGRIAWARAKTSLEQAGIARASYLPVLAFAAQGSDVRAIVPFPKPLAPRGYVTVEQPVAAAQMELEYTLLNFARGPKLEAAKATELAGALTLSRTHQQIAYNVATLYYREQLEAGRLSAAKTILQDAETLRDNAQSQFDNGRTTLPDLQNAQAGVAEARFSLAAAEGAVKKAKIALTEAVGVEPSAEIELPVQADGVSSDVVDSKVEELIQAAWSSRPDLLARAQALKRAQQNTRVAHAAYLPSARLAGTGGQTATWPTADYGQLGYANVTTWSAAVSLKWEIFNGARKHEVAASLAEQRAAAEEQRATKDRVTREVWQSYVDYQTAEEQQKAAQSFLSSSQISYDSSLDAFRYGVRSLVDVVQAEKQLAQARLAVVDANAQVALSAAALNFAVGARP, from the coding sequence ATGAAACCTGACGTTTCCATTACGGGCCTTCTGATTGCAGCGGGTGCGCTGCTATGGTGTTCGGCACCGGCTGCGGCCCAACATCTCTCCTGCACCGCTGTAACGAACGTGCGAGATGCGGCACAATGCATCGGGAACGCGCCCGCGCTGCCGGTGCAGGAACTAAAGCACGACCATACCTACACACTTCCGGAGCTGATCGACCTGGCCGAAAGCAATAGCCCCGAGGGACGTATTGCCTGGGCACGGGCCAAGACAAGCCTGGAGCAGGCGGGAATTGCACGCGCTTCGTATCTTCCTGTGCTTGCATTCGCCGCCCAAGGCAGCGATGTACGTGCAATTGTCCCCTTTCCAAAACCGCTTGCGCCGCGCGGTTATGTGACGGTGGAACAACCTGTAGCAGCCGCGCAGATGGAACTGGAATATACCCTGCTGAATTTTGCACGAGGCCCGAAGCTGGAAGCAGCCAAGGCCACAGAGCTGGCTGGCGCACTGACGCTGAGCCGTACACATCAGCAGATTGCTTATAACGTAGCTACGCTGTATTACCGCGAGCAACTGGAAGCGGGGCGACTATCCGCTGCAAAAACAATCCTGCAGGATGCGGAGACGCTGCGCGATAACGCACAGTCACAGTTTGACAATGGACGCACGACGCTCCCTGATCTTCAGAATGCGCAGGCTGGCGTGGCGGAAGCAAGATTCTCTCTTGCTGCGGCGGAAGGCGCTGTGAAGAAGGCAAAGATTGCGCTTACGGAAGCTGTCGGCGTGGAGCCCTCAGCTGAAATTGAACTGCCCGTGCAAGCGGATGGTGTTTCTTCTGACGTCGTGGATTCGAAGGTGGAAGAGTTGATTCAGGCCGCGTGGAGTTCGCGCCCCGACCTGCTGGCGCGTGCACAGGCATTGAAACGCGCGCAACAGAACACTCGCGTGGCGCATGCTGCTTATCTTCCTTCGGCTCGACTTGCGGGCACGGGTGGGCAAACGGCAACGTGGCCCACTGCGGACTACGGGCAGCTTGGTTATGCCAACGTGACCACTTGGTCAGCAGCGGTGTCGTTGAAGTGGGAGATATTCAATGGCGCGCGCAAACATGAGGTTGCAGCATCGCTGGCAGAGCAACGCGCTGCAGCAGAAGAACAACGAGCGACGAAAGATCGTGTAACGCGCGAGGTCTGGCAGTCTTACGTGGATTATCAGACAGCTGAGGAACAGCAAAAGGCCGCGCAGAGTTTCCTATCCTCCTCACAAATCTCGTATGACTCTTCTCTGGACGCATTCCGTTATGGCGTGCGTTCGCTTGTAGATGTGGTGCAAGCTGAAAAGCAACTGGCACAGGCACGACTGGCCGTTGTGGATGCGAATGCACAGGTGGCGCTGAGCGCTGCTGCACTTAACTTTGCCGTGGGAGCCCGGCCATGA
- a CDS encoding YtcA family lipoprotein codes for MKRLTLFAALFLAGCSRNPNVEIVGSYFPGWMISLVIGVVLTMLTHLLIRKRYPSQEFGHPALLYPALLTLFTCLLWLLLFA; via the coding sequence ATGAAGCGACTCACTCTCTTTGCAGCACTGTTTCTTGCCGGCTGCAGCCGCAACCCGAATGTAGAAATCGTGGGTTCGTACTTTCCCGGTTGGATGATTTCGCTGGTGATCGGTGTGGTGTTGACCATGCTGACGCATCTGCTGATTCGCAAGCGCTACCCCTCGCAGGAATTTGGACATCCAGCCCTGCTGTATCCCGCGCTGCTGACACTTTTCACATGCCTTCTCTGGCTTCTGCTTTTCGCATAA
- a CDS encoding biotin/lipoyl-binding protein has product MPESTFPVRRIGYFIAAAAVIVLLIAIWSVDRNPRTDDATVRANAIAFAPEVEGRLVALNVLDNQAVHKGDLLFQIDPRPYEYALQQARSEQASLEGQIDDERRRIATEKSAVGTAQAGVAGSQSNISAAEGSVLAAKAAVEHARAAQLSADAQMKYAQNDLDRIAPLLEKHYVTTQQVDQAQTAVRVAQEASHQAASQLLQAQAQEKMAEASKQAAGANLQAAQSKVGEAQHAVDTLDTLIAQRPAREAKVHQAELNLAWTSVRAPFDGYVTNMNISQGAYAHVGTPIFTLIDTGTWWVLANYRESKLKHVREGQHVDVYLMDQPSRRYDGVVDSVGRGVFPEDGGVIGGLPNVDRTLNWVHLSARFPVRIRVLNPDPNAFRIGATAITVVR; this is encoded by the coding sequence ATGCCGGAATCAACATTTCCCGTTCGACGCATTGGATACTTCATTGCCGCTGCTGCTGTTATCGTGCTGCTGATTGCCATCTGGTCTGTTGACCGCAATCCGCGCACCGACGACGCGACGGTACGCGCTAATGCTATTGCCTTTGCTCCTGAAGTAGAGGGGCGACTCGTGGCTCTCAATGTTCTCGACAACCAGGCCGTTCACAAAGGCGATCTACTATTTCAGATTGACCCGCGCCCGTATGAATACGCTCTTCAGCAGGCTCGCTCCGAACAGGCTTCGCTGGAAGGCCAGATTGATGATGAGCGTAGGCGCATTGCCACGGAGAAATCTGCTGTGGGCACGGCGCAGGCTGGTGTCGCTGGCTCTCAGAGCAACATTTCCGCAGCAGAAGGTTCGGTGTTGGCAGCAAAGGCTGCCGTGGAACACGCGCGCGCTGCACAGCTTTCCGCCGATGCACAAATGAAGTACGCACAGAATGATCTGGATCGCATTGCACCGTTGCTGGAAAAGCACTATGTCACCACACAGCAGGTGGACCAAGCGCAGACTGCGGTTCGCGTGGCACAGGAAGCAAGTCATCAGGCTGCGTCGCAACTGCTACAAGCACAGGCGCAGGAGAAGATGGCTGAAGCGTCGAAGCAAGCCGCGGGCGCAAATCTGCAGGCGGCGCAATCCAAGGTGGGAGAGGCGCAGCATGCGGTCGACACGCTGGATACGCTGATTGCGCAGCGACCAGCGCGTGAGGCGAAAGTGCATCAGGCCGAACTGAATCTGGCTTGGACCAGTGTTCGTGCTCCGTTCGATGGTTATGTGACGAACATGAATATCTCACAGGGCGCGTATGCCCATGTGGGGACGCCGATCTTCACACTCATCGACACGGGAACTTGGTGGGTGTTGGCAAACTATCGCGAGTCGAAGCTGAAGCACGTTCGCGAAGGACAACACGTGGACGTGTATTTGATGGACCAACCCAGCCGTCGTTATGACGGTGTAGTGGATAGCGTGGGGCGCGGGGTGTTTCCGGAAGATGGCGGCGTGATTGGTGGACTCCCAAACGTCGATCGCACGTTGAACTGGGTGCATCTGTCCGCACGATTCCCTGTTCGTATTCGCGTCCTCAATCCCGATCCGAACGCATTCCGTATAGGCGCCACAGCCATCACAGTGGTTCGTTAA
- a CDS encoding FUSC family protein yields the protein MSGSLQDTLCMVTALVLADTLRVPGIGLALALILLLQRESPGITLLHTVQMFGGAATASLACFVWVQVTDGTEVFRFIGFLLLVFFAGFCMTATRVPLFFTIFGFYGFVALSAWDTHHSANAIVTATLYNLASLALALGTASAVNFLLRTRHPADALAEELRKRIRLLANFHREQAVMPRKAGMSALHHQLVQYSHAGDLKLNELYEEVRSRFPRRMPPGVHFRIGVLARAMEQSILAGFDSDANAADAHLRIAEQCDFILDQNLKRPAPPSEDAPERLRGIFTELNLYCSVAQEGVTIRHDAPAPARSFRFFHSDAFTSPDAALYALKLTLSASICYVIYNAVAWPGILTCVVTVLFTGLTSTGAMKQKQLYRLFGAAIGGALAILVESLLFPNMDSVTSLVLVTGSVCLLSAWVSRSPRIGYTGVQIAFAFFITDLAGFGAASQIAPARDRVIGIALGILVMWFVFDQIWPVRTSHALEAIRNRVVHNANAMTTSAKASKMAAMRAEVSADLATMQTLLQSAWFDFGKGYREELVRSSRLGRETEAAAARFYSNMQEAVESHPG from the coding sequence ATGTCCGGATCGCTGCAGGACACGCTGTGCATGGTGACGGCGCTTGTACTTGCCGACACACTGCGTGTTCCGGGAATTGGGCTTGCTTTAGCGCTGATTCTATTGCTGCAACGCGAAAGTCCCGGAATAACGCTGCTTCATACGGTTCAGATGTTCGGCGGTGCAGCAACAGCGTCACTTGCGTGTTTTGTGTGGGTCCAGGTAACGGATGGGACAGAGGTCTTTCGTTTTATTGGTTTCCTGTTGCTGGTGTTTTTCGCTGGGTTCTGCATGACGGCGACACGAGTACCGCTGTTCTTCACCATCTTTGGGTTCTACGGATTTGTCGCACTTTCTGCGTGGGATACACATCACTCAGCAAATGCGATTGTGACTGCGACACTGTACAACCTCGCTTCACTGGCGTTGGCATTAGGGACGGCGAGCGCGGTGAACTTCCTGCTTCGAACCCGGCATCCCGCGGATGCTCTTGCTGAAGAACTGAGGAAGAGGATTCGGCTGCTCGCCAACTTTCACCGCGAGCAGGCAGTAATGCCGCGAAAGGCTGGCATGTCTGCCCTGCACCACCAGTTGGTGCAATATAGCCACGCGGGCGATCTAAAGCTGAACGAACTTTATGAAGAGGTCCGCAGCAGGTTTCCCAGACGCATGCCGCCCGGTGTTCACTTCCGCATTGGTGTGCTCGCACGTGCAATGGAACAGAGTATCCTTGCGGGCTTTGACTCAGACGCCAATGCTGCCGACGCTCATCTCCGCATTGCAGAACAGTGTGACTTCATCTTGGATCAGAATCTCAAGAGACCTGCTCCTCCGTCTGAAGACGCGCCAGAGCGCTTGCGCGGTATCTTTACAGAGCTAAACCTCTATTGCAGCGTGGCCCAGGAGGGTGTAACCATCCGTCACGATGCTCCTGCTCCTGCGAGAAGTTTTCGATTTTTTCACTCAGACGCCTTCACTTCACCCGACGCAGCTCTCTATGCCCTGAAGCTCACTCTAAGCGCGAGCATTTGCTATGTGATCTATAACGCGGTTGCATGGCCGGGGATTCTGACGTGCGTTGTGACTGTACTTTTTACGGGACTGACGTCAACAGGCGCCATGAAACAGAAGCAGCTTTATCGCTTGTTTGGGGCGGCTATTGGTGGCGCGCTGGCGATTCTTGTGGAGTCGCTACTCTTTCCCAACATGGACTCCGTCACTTCTCTGGTGTTGGTTACTGGTTCCGTTTGTCTTCTATCTGCATGGGTATCCCGCAGTCCTCGCATCGGCTATACGGGCGTGCAGATTGCGTTTGCATTCTTCATTACCGATCTTGCAGGGTTTGGTGCGGCCAGCCAGATTGCACCGGCACGCGATCGCGTGATTGGCATTGCGTTGGGCATTCTTGTGATGTGGTTTGTGTTTGACCAAATATGGCCGGTGCGTACATCACATGCGCTGGAGGCGATACGCAATCGTGTGGTTCACAATGCGAATGCAATGACCACATCCGCGAAGGCTTCCAAGATGGCTGCCATGCGCGCGGAGGTATCTGCTGACCTTGCGACCATGCAGACGCTGTTGCAATCTGCATGGTTTGATTTTGGTAAGGGATATCGCGAAGAGCTGGTACGCAGTAGCCGGTTGGGACGTGAAACCGAAGCGGCTGCAGCACGCTTCTACAGCAACATGCAGGAAGCGGTAGAGAGCCACCCAGGTTAA
- a CDS encoding carbohydrate kinase family protein yields the protein MSTKRFDVAIAGEINLDLVLYGLPKMMPCERELLADDFAMTLGSSSAILAHNLSTLGVSVTMATLVGPDALGEIALQRLHDANVDLGGVRHTDACSTGVTLMLPHGKERHTLTYPGTMAKMSLADLDPDYLASARHFHLSSLYLQTALRPDVPELFRNMKSAGLTVSLDTNDDPDDRWEGLLDTVLPLVDIFMPNEDEACRMTRTTSVEAAIDVLGNIVPLVAVKCGSRGALIRSAGVVQEIAPVPVTPVDTVGAGDSFNTGFLFGYLRDMSPVAAARCGNICGALSTQRPGGTEAFRDKVLVESFLEAHGGLVKD from the coding sequence ATGAGCACAAAGCGTTTTGATGTAGCTATCGCAGGTGAAATCAATCTCGACCTCGTGCTCTACGGTCTGCCCAAAATGATGCCCTGCGAGCGGGAACTTCTTGCTGACGACTTTGCCATGACACTTGGTAGTTCGTCAGCGATCCTTGCGCACAATCTTTCCACGCTTGGTGTCTCCGTTACCATGGCAACGCTCGTAGGCCCGGATGCTCTTGGCGAGATCGCTCTGCAACGCTTGCACGATGCAAACGTTGACTTAGGCGGAGTTCGTCATACCGATGCGTGCAGCACGGGCGTGACGCTGATGTTGCCGCACGGTAAAGAGCGCCACACACTTACTTATCCGGGCACCATGGCGAAGATGTCGCTGGCTGACCTTGATCCGGATTACCTCGCCAGCGCGCGCCACTTCCATCTCTCTTCGCTGTATCTTCAAACCGCGCTTCGTCCGGATGTGCCGGAACTCTTTCGCAACATGAAGTCTGCGGGGCTGACTGTCTCTCTCGATACAAATGACGACCCCGACGACCGTTGGGAAGGACTTCTGGATACCGTGCTTCCCCTCGTTGATATCTTCATGCCCAACGAAGACGAAGCCTGCCGTATGACACGAACCACGTCAGTAGAAGCAGCCATCGACGTACTCGGAAACATCGTGCCGCTCGTCGCAGTGAAGTGTGGCAGCCGGGGAGCACTTATTCGTTCGGCTGGCGTTGTGCAGGAAATCGCACCAGTGCCAGTCACACCGGTTGATACTGTTGGCGCAGGCGACAGCTTCAATACAGGATTTCTGTTCGGCTATCTTCGTGACATGTCGCCCGTGGCCGCTGCTCGTTGCGGCAACATCTGTGGGGCGTTATCAACTCAGCGTCCTGGCGGTACTGAAGCCTTCCGCGACAAAGTTTTGGTCGAGTCTTTCCTTGAAGCTCACGGAGGCCTGGTCAAGGATTAA
- a CDS encoding SIS domain-containing protein, translated as MSSGNNASSWSQSTAITELLQQAELKDGLRDTLREILQQPDTWRETANRVKAALPQYAAILDGLQAVILTGSGSSEYAAECARTAFQRLFPVTAQSIGSGALLTDGISVLPQSRPALMIHFARSGDSPESAGALQAMLHDDMRIRQLAVTCNAEGKLAKAAAHDGRLKALTLDARTNDRSLVMTSSFTNMVLAAIGMASHADTEAYVSSAEKLATAAEAILATAFDHFNAQSLQACSRVFYLADPAIFGAAREAALKMTEMTAGRVMTVAETYLGLRHGPMSAIHKDALIVCFLSSDPLVSAYEEDLIRELNAKELGAAKIFIGSSIPQDLVHKEDIVIENEVFSQTSVAFHSLLYVVAGQVLAFYRCLHEGLKPDAPSEGGVINRVVQKFQLHGAAAEQA; from the coding sequence TTGTCTTCCGGCAACAACGCATCTTCGTGGTCCCAGTCAACAGCCATCACAGAGCTACTTCAGCAGGCAGAACTGAAAGACGGACTGCGCGATACGTTGCGAGAGATACTGCAACAGCCCGACACATGGCGTGAAACCGCGAACCGAGTAAAAGCAGCGCTGCCACAGTACGCCGCCATTCTTGATGGACTACAGGCTGTCATCCTTACAGGTTCGGGTAGCTCGGAGTATGCCGCTGAATGCGCTCGCACAGCCTTTCAACGATTGTTCCCCGTAACTGCACAATCTATTGGTTCCGGTGCGCTGTTGACGGATGGCATTTCCGTGTTGCCGCAGTCGAGGCCTGCGTTGATGATTCATTTCGCGCGTTCTGGCGACAGCCCTGAGAGCGCTGGAGCTCTGCAGGCCATGCTGCATGACGATATGCGGATACGGCAGCTTGCGGTCACTTGCAACGCAGAAGGCAAACTTGCAAAGGCAGCCGCGCACGATGGCCGTCTAAAGGCTCTCACGTTGGATGCACGCACCAACGATCGCAGCCTGGTTATGACCAGCAGCTTTACGAACATGGTCCTGGCAGCCATCGGCATGGCATCGCATGCTGATACGGAAGCCTATGTATCCTCTGCAGAGAAACTTGCTACTGCGGCGGAAGCTATTCTGGCCACAGCATTCGACCACTTTAATGCGCAATCCCTGCAAGCCTGCTCGCGCGTCTTTTACCTCGCAGATCCAGCCATATTCGGCGCAGCGCGTGAAGCCGCATTGAAGATGACGGAGATGACTGCGGGCCGTGTCATGACCGTCGCGGAAACTTATCTGGGGCTACGTCACGGCCCCATGAGCGCAATTCACAAAGACGCTCTGATCGTGTGCTTCCTCTCGTCAGACCCGTTGGTTAGCGCATATGAAGAAGACCTGATCCGTGAACTTAATGCGAAGGAGTTGGGCGCAGCAAAAATTTTTATCGGCTCTTCAATTCCGCAAGACTTGGTTCACAAGGAAGACATCGTGATTGAAAACGAAGTCTTTTCGCAGACATCCGTTGCGTTCCACTCGTTGCTCTATGTCGTAGCAGGGCAGGTGCTGGCGTTCTATCGCTGCTTGCACGAAGGTTTGAAGCCAGACGCGCCTTCTGAAGGCGGAGTTATCAATCGCGTCGTACAGAAATTTCAGCTTCATGGCGCAGCGGCGGAGCAAGCGTAA